Proteins from a single region of Microbacterium sp. zg-Y818:
- a CDS encoding heme o synthase: MDITTTSGSVQAAAPSFGRTVRAYVALTKPRVLELLLVTTVPVMILAQGGFPNVWLVLATVVGGSMSAGSAAAFNMYLDRDIDAHMKRTAGRPIVTGEVSPRGALIFSWVLAVASTLWLLATTNWVAAALSVGAIFFYVVIYTMILKRRTEQNIVWGGIAGCFPVLIGWSAVTGSLSWSAFILFALVFLWTPPHYWPLSMKYKGDYAEVDVPMLGATRNGSQVGLQVILYAWATVACSLLLVPVAGMGLLYTVSALVFGGWFVYESHVLYNRAVRGTEPKPMRVFHASITYLTLLFLAIAVDPLLPF; the protein is encoded by the coding sequence ATGGACATCACGACGACGTCGGGCAGTGTGCAGGCGGCGGCCCCCTCCTTCGGACGCACCGTCCGCGCCTACGTTGCGCTGACGAAGCCCCGCGTGCTCGAGCTGCTTCTGGTGACCACCGTGCCGGTGATGATCCTCGCGCAGGGCGGGTTCCCCAACGTCTGGCTGGTGCTCGCCACCGTTGTCGGCGGCTCGATGAGCGCCGGGTCCGCGGCGGCGTTCAACATGTATCTCGACCGCGACATCGACGCGCACATGAAGCGCACCGCCGGTCGTCCCATCGTCACCGGCGAGGTGTCGCCCCGTGGGGCGCTCATCTTCTCGTGGGTGCTGGCCGTGGCATCCACCCTCTGGCTGCTCGCGACGACCAATTGGGTCGCGGCCGCGCTGTCGGTGGGGGCCATCTTCTTCTACGTCGTGATCTACACGATGATCCTCAAGCGCCGCACCGAGCAGAACATCGTGTGGGGCGGTATCGCCGGTTGCTTCCCGGTGCTCATCGGCTGGTCCGCCGTCACCGGTTCGCTGTCGTGGAGCGCGTTCATCCTCTTCGCGCTGGTGTTCCTGTGGACGCCGCCGCACTACTGGCCCCTGTCGATGAAGTACAAGGGCGATTACGCCGAGGTCGACGTGCCCATGCTGGGCGCCACGCGCAACGGCTCGCAGGTCGGCCTGCAGGTCATCCTCTACGCCTGGGCCACCGTCGCGTGCTCGCTGCTGCTGGTGCCGGTCGCCGGCATGGGCCTGCTCTACACCGTGTCCGCCCTCGTCTTCGGCGGCTGGTTCGTGTACGAATCGCACGTGCTCTACAACCGTGCGGTGCGCGGGACCGAGCCCAAGCCGATGCGCGTGTTCCACGCGTCGATCACTTATCTGACGCTGCTGTTCCTCGCGATCGCCGTCGACCCGCTGTTGCCCTTCTGA
- a CDS encoding dinucleotide-utilizing enzyme encodes MTSRPRLVRSIPFWILVIGSLATAVAGAVLLFDRLTVMATALTAGTATGVEVYVGQVEAVVGGILVATGLLGLALALTVASMRAIVPASDAASVAASISEPGDADDESATRGAFTPVQTTSRLPETTRTTAGTADEAPAITKPQAAGSADIAGPRP; translated from the coding sequence ATGACCTCTCGCCCCCGCCTCGTCCGCAGCATCCCGTTCTGGATCCTGGTCATCGGATCGCTCGCCACTGCCGTCGCCGGTGCGGTCTTGCTGTTCGACCGCCTCACCGTCATGGCCACCGCGCTGACCGCCGGGACCGCGACCGGCGTCGAGGTCTACGTCGGCCAGGTCGAGGCCGTGGTCGGCGGCATCCTGGTGGCAACCGGACTCCTTGGCCTGGCGCTCGCGCTCACCGTCGCGTCGATGCGGGCGATCGTACCCGCGTCGGATGCCGCCTCCGTCGCAGCATCCATCTCCGAGCCGGGCGACGCGGACGACGAGTCCGCCACGCGCGGTGCATTCACGCCGGTTCAGACGACGAGTCGGCTGCCGGAGACGACCCGTACGACGGCGGGTACCGCCGACGAGGCACCCGCCATCACGAAGCCGCAGGCCGCCGGCTCCGCCGACATCGCCGGGCCGCGCCCGTGA
- a CDS encoding glycosyltransferase family 2 protein: MSATVRSSLPSRRVVRARELAVIIPAHNEADAIAETLDALSRQTAVPRRVIVVADNCTDATGYVAAAHGADVMVTRDNTDRKAGALNQALAALGGDAPPFVLVVDADTRLDPQFIEVAMAALTADAALGAVSGIFVGERPLSVLQQFQANEYVRYGTQIRATGRVSVVTGTASMFRTAALRDVAAARGDLLPGTRGDVYDRGAITEDSELTLALKTCGWRMVAPDECVCDIALQAAFVHAVALALLRHDTDWNHVAAHETPLFVPSS; the protein is encoded by the coding sequence ATGAGCGCGACCGTACGGTCCAGCCTGCCTTCGCGGCGCGTCGTGCGCGCGAGGGAACTCGCGGTGATCATCCCCGCGCACAACGAAGCCGACGCCATCGCCGAGACGCTCGACGCCCTGTCACGGCAGACGGCGGTACCGCGACGTGTGATCGTCGTCGCCGACAACTGCACGGATGCCACCGGGTACGTCGCCGCCGCCCACGGGGCCGACGTCATGGTGACCCGTGACAACACCGACCGCAAGGCCGGTGCGCTCAATCAGGCGCTCGCAGCGCTGGGCGGCGACGCACCGCCCTTCGTCCTCGTCGTCGATGCCGACACGCGCCTGGACCCGCAGTTCATCGAGGTGGCCATGGCCGCGCTGACCGCTGACGCCGCACTCGGCGCAGTGAGCGGGATCTTCGTCGGCGAGCGCCCACTGAGCGTGCTGCAGCAGTTCCAGGCGAACGAGTACGTCCGCTACGGCACCCAGATCCGCGCCACCGGACGGGTGAGCGTCGTCACCGGCACCGCGTCGATGTTCCGCACCGCCGCGCTGCGCGATGTCGCCGCCGCACGAGGTGATCTTCTGCCAGGTACCCGCGGGGACGTCTACGACCGCGGTGCCATCACCGAGGATTCCGAGCTGACCCTGGCCCTCAAGACGTGCGGCTGGCGGATGGTCGCACCCGACGAATGCGTCTGCGACATCGCCCTGCAGGCGGCGTTCGTGCACGCCGTCGCGCTGGCGCTGCTGCGCCATGACACCGACTGGAACCACGTCGCCGCGCACGAGACCCCCCTCTTCGTCCCCTCGAGCTGA
- a CDS encoding LuxR C-terminal-related transcriptional regulator, translated as MATPSPSSGLVGTIAESVRAGICVVLVGLPGSGRRDVLRALRGLFEQEEWAVRTVTGHGVSGRPLESLALSGVHGPGGAGGLTTLSSAQALAPSGAVPTLLLVEDGDRLDDTSATALAAAADDPAVTVVIAMRPPYPGSTVVDRLLARQEATALWMPPASFEAIHRLVSDTLGGDVDADAAGRVYALSGGLPGIARAITVTARQAGRLVQRGERWSAERDLWSRALAATLVKLVEGLSDTEREGCWLLAELGPAELATVLRLLPWSTLTSLDDRGLLRFVDDDRGPVVALFPPVLEDHLRHRAPAARGRAAAARIAEARPQTRDAAALPGETVRPPLHAPNRWSSSPEAAAILGRVLGEESARRVTETRAQWRAQRTAVTAVAYVQALVDDGADNHEIDAVLAAASTAQLPADRDALRLRLWEVVYRATSRREPHRAMALLAETTREIPGSGAAVSAVEQHLRLMIPGLGTAELPASPQPAEIEEVRRLSRPMQTTGLPRWHAVDIVRLVRGEVLLSGGRTSDAVADFADLSPADPLRRDPYSVIPLAQLCDGDIAGAVQRSQRQLDLARGTLDRTSVEPHAYVVALGLFLQGRMATLRDHLTSVFAVNAPAVLAPDSRAGLLSISAGLSLWEGAFDSAHDMIVQLDALGLSGGPFPYMSSAASAAALALARGVPAAEATTAAWQEVTTLIDEGYLLAAVFEGVRLLELHVDGERSARTAQVAFASQGSVMPALGAFLEGACAHSPERLLAAADTLRDTELVLFGTRAHAMAVRYLRQEGRAEDASRESLRLRRAVHAAGDDLSLVLSARLDPASVLTPREREVAHLIAAGSTNREVAERLVVSERTIDNHLYRVFRKLGVNTREDLVGLV; from the coding sequence ATGGCGACGCCCTCTCCGAGCTCTGGGCTGGTCGGCACGATCGCCGAGTCCGTTCGCGCCGGCATCTGCGTCGTGCTCGTGGGCCTTCCCGGCTCGGGACGCCGCGACGTGCTGCGAGCGCTGCGCGGCCTCTTCGAACAGGAGGAGTGGGCGGTGCGCACCGTCACGGGACACGGCGTCTCGGGAAGACCCCTCGAATCGCTAGCCCTCTCCGGTGTGCACGGGCCTGGCGGCGCCGGCGGACTGACCACGCTGAGCTCCGCGCAGGCCCTGGCGCCGTCGGGAGCCGTGCCGACGCTGCTGCTCGTCGAGGACGGCGACCGCCTGGACGACACGTCGGCGACGGCGCTCGCCGCCGCGGCCGACGACCCCGCTGTCACCGTCGTCATCGCCATGCGCCCGCCCTACCCCGGGTCGACCGTCGTCGACAGGCTCTTGGCCCGCCAGGAGGCGACGGCACTGTGGATGCCGCCTGCATCGTTCGAGGCGATCCATCGTCTCGTTTCGGACACCCTCGGCGGCGATGTCGACGCCGATGCCGCGGGGCGTGTGTACGCCCTGTCGGGAGGATTGCCCGGCATCGCCCGCGCCATCACCGTCACCGCCCGGCAGGCCGGGCGGCTGGTGCAGCGCGGGGAGCGCTGGTCGGCGGAGCGCGACCTCTGGAGCAGAGCGCTCGCCGCCACACTCGTGAAGCTCGTCGAAGGGCTCTCCGACACCGAGCGTGAGGGATGCTGGCTGCTCGCCGAGCTGGGACCCGCCGAGCTCGCGACGGTGCTGCGCCTGCTGCCGTGGTCGACCCTGACCTCCCTGGACGACCGCGGCCTGCTCCGCTTCGTCGACGACGACCGCGGGCCGGTGGTCGCGCTGTTCCCTCCGGTCCTGGAGGACCATCTGCGACACCGCGCGCCCGCCGCGCGCGGCCGCGCGGCGGCCGCCCGCATCGCCGAGGCGCGACCGCAGACCCGTGACGCCGCCGCGCTGCCTGGTGAGACCGTGCGGCCGCCCCTGCACGCGCCGAATCGCTGGTCGTCGTCGCCCGAGGCCGCCGCGATCCTCGGTCGCGTACTGGGGGAGGAATCCGCCCGGCGCGTCACCGAGACGCGTGCACAATGGCGCGCGCAGCGCACGGCGGTCACGGCGGTGGCCTACGTCCAGGCGCTCGTCGACGACGGCGCGGACAACCACGAGATCGACGCCGTGCTCGCGGCTGCGAGCACCGCGCAGCTCCCCGCGGACCGGGACGCCCTCCGGCTGCGCCTGTGGGAGGTGGTGTACCGCGCGACGAGTCGTCGCGAGCCGCACCGCGCGATGGCGCTGCTGGCGGAGACGACCCGAGAGATCCCCGGTTCGGGCGCCGCGGTCTCGGCGGTCGAGCAGCACCTGCGCCTGATGATCCCAGGGCTCGGAACCGCCGAATTGCCCGCCTCCCCGCAGCCGGCCGAGATCGAGGAGGTGCGCCGACTGTCCCGGCCGATGCAGACGACAGGGCTGCCGCGCTGGCACGCCGTGGACATCGTGCGTCTCGTGCGCGGCGAGGTGCTGCTCAGCGGCGGGCGCACGAGCGACGCGGTGGCCGATTTCGCCGACCTCTCCCCCGCCGATCCGCTCCGCCGCGACCCTTACTCGGTCATCCCGCTCGCCCAGCTCTGCGACGGTGACATCGCCGGCGCCGTGCAGCGGTCGCAGCGCCAACTCGACCTCGCCCGCGGCACCCTCGATCGCACCAGTGTCGAGCCCCACGCGTATGTCGTGGCGCTCGGGCTGTTCCTGCAGGGTCGGATGGCCACGCTGCGCGACCACCTGACGAGCGTGTTCGCGGTCAACGCGCCCGCCGTGCTCGCTCCAGACTCCCGGGCCGGTCTGCTCTCCATCAGCGCGGGCCTCTCCCTGTGGGAGGGAGCGTTCGACAGCGCGCACGACATGATCGTCCAGCTCGACGCGCTCGGCCTGAGCGGCGGTCCGTTCCCGTACATGAGCTCCGCGGCGTCGGCAGCTGCGCTCGCCCTCGCACGGGGCGTGCCTGCCGCCGAGGCGACGACCGCCGCCTGGCAGGAGGTCACCACGCTCATCGACGAGGGATACCTTCTCGCCGCCGTGTTCGAAGGAGTGCGTCTGCTCGAGCTGCACGTCGACGGCGAGCGCTCGGCGCGCACCGCCCAGGTGGCCTTCGCGAGCCAGGGCTCGGTGATGCCGGCGCTGGGTGCGTTCCTCGAGGGCGCCTGCGCCCATTCGCCCGAGAGGCTGCTCGCCGCCGCGGACACCCTCCGCGACACGGAACTGGTGCTGTTCGGCACCCGCGCGCACGCGATGGCGGTGCGCTATCTGCGTCAGGAGGGTCGAGCGGAGGACGCGTCGCGCGAATCGCTTCGGCTGCGCCGGGCCGTGCACGCGGCGGGCGATGACCTGTCGCTCGTGCTGTCGGCACGGCTCGACCCGGCATCCGTGCTGACACCGCGCGAGCGGGAGGTGGCCCACCTCATCGCCGCCGGCAGCACCAATCGGGAGGTCGCCGAGCGGCTGGTCGTCAGCGAGCGGACGATCGACAACCACCTCTACCGGGTCTTCCGCAAGCTCGGCGTGAACACCCGCGAAGACCTCGTCGGCCTCGTCTGA
- a CDS encoding COX15/CtaA family protein codes for MSQAVATRTPSRFLEWLPTTVDRRIRVFAWLSFAAEVLIIATGGAVRLTGSGLGCPTWPTCTPESLVNTPEMGIHGVIEFGNRTLTGLVGILALIVVALVWRMRRERRDLFLLALVVVGGVIAQAIVGGITVLTGLNPFIVGFHYVASLLLVCVCAAFLVRMNTEPGPRARVVPLWYARTAFATLVPLALTIVFGVLTTGAGPHSGDIEAGRNGFNAEVLEHVHAWPGYVLLACLLVLVGAAWAQRLAARRWATTLLGVVLVQIGVGIYQARNGLPELAVGVHMVLAALSAAAMTVLLLNLTRRAHPRG; via the coding sequence ATGTCCCAGGCGGTCGCGACGCGCACCCCTTCCCGCTTCCTCGAATGGCTTCCCACCACGGTGGACCGGCGCATCCGCGTCTTCGCCTGGCTGTCCTTCGCCGCCGAGGTGCTGATCATCGCCACCGGGGGCGCCGTGCGCCTCACCGGTTCGGGTCTGGGCTGCCCCACGTGGCCGACGTGCACGCCGGAGTCGCTGGTCAACACGCCGGAGATGGGCATCCACGGGGTCATCGAGTTCGGCAACCGCACCCTGACGGGACTCGTCGGCATCCTCGCCCTCATCGTGGTCGCGCTGGTGTGGCGCATGCGCCGGGAGCGGCGCGATCTGTTCCTGCTCGCGCTCGTCGTCGTCGGCGGCGTGATCGCCCAGGCGATTGTCGGCGGCATCACGGTGCTCACCGGGCTGAACCCCTTCATCGTCGGTTTTCACTACGTCGCCTCATTGCTGCTGGTGTGCGTCTGCGCCGCCTTCCTCGTGCGCATGAACACCGAGCCCGGACCACGCGCTCGAGTGGTGCCGCTGTGGTACGCCCGCACCGCGTTTGCGACCCTGGTGCCGTTGGCGCTCACCATCGTCTTCGGCGTGCTCACCACCGGGGCGGGACCCCACTCCGGTGACATCGAAGCCGGGCGCAACGGCTTCAACGCCGAAGTGCTCGAGCACGTGCACGCGTGGCCGGGCTATGTGCTGCTGGCGTGCCTCCTCGTGCTCGTCGGGGCCGCGTGGGCGCAGCGTCTCGCCGCCCGCCGCTGGGCGACGACCCTCCTGGGCGTCGTCCTCGTGCAGATCGGCGTCGGGATCTACCAGGCGCGCAACGGTCTGCCGGAGCTCGCCGTCGGCGTGCACATGGTGCTCGCTGCGCTCTCCGCGGCAGCGATGACGGTGCTGCTGCTGAACCTCACGCGGCGCGCGCACCCGCGGGGCTGA
- the sufB gene encoding Fe-S cluster assembly protein SufB: MSDVLIDRPELESLGVYEFGWHDPDAAGATAKRGLSEAVVRDISALKAEPEWMLKTRLKALQLFERKPMPTWGADLSDIDFDNIKYFVRSTEKQAQTWEDLPEDIKNTYERLGIPEAERARLVSGVAAQYESEVVYHQIQKELEDQGVIFMDTDTALREHPEFFEEYFGSVIPSGDNKFAALNTAVWSGGSFVYVPKGVHVDIPLQAYFRINTENMGQFERTLIIADEGSYVHYIEGCTAPIYQSDSLHSAVVEIIVKKNARVRYTTIQNWSTNVYNLVTKRAVAHEGATMEWVDGNIGSKVTMKYPSIFLVGEHAKGETLSVAFAGPGQHQDAGAKMIHMAPYTQSSIISKSIARGGGRAGYRGEVRVDANAHHSANTVRCDALLVDTKSRSDTYPAIDIRVDDVQLGHEATVSKVSEEQLFYLQSRGMPEDEAMAMIVRGFIEPIARELPMEYALELNKLIEMGMEGSVG; this comes from the coding sequence ATGTCGGATGTGCTCATCGACCGTCCCGAGCTTGAATCGCTGGGGGTGTACGAGTTCGGCTGGCACGACCCCGATGCCGCCGGCGCCACCGCGAAGCGAGGCCTCAGCGAAGCCGTCGTCCGCGACATCTCGGCGCTCAAGGCCGAGCCCGAGTGGATGCTCAAGACCCGCCTGAAGGCGCTGCAGCTGTTCGAGCGCAAGCCGATGCCCACCTGGGGCGCCGATCTCAGCGACATCGACTTCGACAACATCAAGTACTTCGTGCGCTCCACCGAGAAGCAGGCCCAGACCTGGGAAGACCTGCCGGAGGACATCAAGAACACGTACGAGCGACTCGGCATCCCCGAGGCGGAGCGTGCGCGCCTGGTCTCGGGCGTCGCCGCGCAGTACGAGTCCGAGGTCGTCTACCACCAGATCCAGAAGGAGCTGGAGGACCAGGGCGTCATCTTCATGGACACCGACACCGCCCTGCGCGAGCACCCCGAGTTCTTCGAGGAGTACTTCGGCAGCGTCATCCCCTCCGGGGACAACAAGTTCGCTGCGCTGAACACGGCCGTCTGGTCGGGAGGCTCGTTCGTCTACGTCCCCAAGGGCGTGCACGTGGACATCCCGCTGCAGGCGTACTTCCGCATCAACACCGAGAACATGGGCCAGTTCGAGCGCACGCTGATCATCGCGGACGAGGGCTCCTACGTGCACTACATCGAGGGTTGCACCGCCCCGATCTACCAGTCCGACTCGCTGCACTCCGCGGTGGTCGAGATCATCGTGAAGAAGAACGCACGCGTGCGCTACACCACGATCCAGAACTGGTCGACGAACGTCTACAACCTCGTCACCAAGCGCGCCGTGGCCCACGAGGGCGCGACCATGGAGTGGGTCGACGGCAACATCGGCTCCAAGGTGACGATGAAGTACCCCTCGATCTTCCTGGTCGGCGAGCACGCCAAGGGCGAGACCCTGTCGGTCGCCTTCGCCGGTCCCGGTCAGCACCAGGACGCCGGCGCGAAGATGATCCACATGGCGCCGTACACGCAGTCGTCGATCATCTCGAAGTCGATCGCCCGCGGTGGCGGTCGTGCCGGCTACCGCGGCGAGGTGCGGGTGGATGCCAACGCGCATCACTCCGCCAACACCGTGCGCTGCGACGCCCTGCTCGTGGACACCAAGTCGCGGTCCGACACGTATCCCGCGATCGACATCCGCGTGGACGACGTGCAGCTGGGCCACGAGGCGACGGTGTCGAAGGTCAGCGAAGAGCAGCTGTTCTATCTGCAGTCACGCGGCATGCCCGAGGACGAGGCGATGGCGATGATCGTCCGTGGGTTCATCGAGCCCATCGCCCGCGAGCTGCCCATGGAGTACGCCCTCGAGCTGAACAAGCTCATCGAGATGGGCATGGAAGGATCCGTCGGCTGA